ATTGCTATGTATGCATTCTTTGCCGTAGGGGCTGTATTATTTGCCATAATGATAGCCGGTATGGCGTACTTCGTGTACCTCCGCATGTTTACCCATGAAAAAGATGATGCTCCAGTATGGGCGGTATTCCTCTGCATATTTTTTGTAGCTGTAATAGTTTTGGCTGTAATTGGGCAACTCTTCAATACTAAAAAACTAGGTAAAGATGGAGAAACTGACTTCGATAACCTTGATAAGGCAAAGCTGAGCCCAGAAGCGGTGCAAACTTTAAGTCTTTCTGGAAAAGGCTACCAAAAATTCCCTCCAGAAATATTAAATTTCACTAATCTGGTTAATCTTGACCTTAGTAATAATGAAATCAATGAATTGCCTGCAGACATCCTAAAGTTAAAATATCTGGCATCTATTAAGCTGTCTGGAAATCCCATTGATGATGCACAAAGGAGTAAGATTAGAAAGTTATTTCCGCCAGAAACTGAACTAATTTTTCGTACATAAAAAATCGTGAAGAAAAATGAATGAATTGATGAATTTCTTTGCCAGCTTTGATGTACCTATACCAGTACTTGTTTTCTTAATGGTATTTAGCTGTGGCATCGCAATATTCCATACCATAATATTTACTGGGTTGTATAGCCTAAGCATTCGGCCCAAATGGCTCTTCTTTGTTCTGAATCCATTAATTGTGGGCCTTGCTTACCTTTACCTGCCAGGTTTTGCTATGTTGGCTCTTGCTCTGCTTGCAGCTTCTATCTTTTTATTGGCATTTGTTGGGATGATTTTTTCAGGTATCGCCAAAGCGAAGGAAGACAAGAAGGTGCAAACAAGTTTTAATGCTAAATATAACATTCCTAAAACCGCGAGCTGGAAAAGGCTGGTTGGAACATTAGGCTTTTTTGCCTTAATAGCACTGGGTATCTGGTTGCATGCTGAGGGTAAATTGAAGCTTCTGCTATTAATTATTCCCTTGCTCATTGTTATAGATGCCATCTTTTTACCTTCAAAAATCACTAAGTTTTACAAGCTCCAGGCAGTTTTACCTACCTCAAAGATGAATAGTGTGGCCATGGGGTTGGTTGAGGTTGTTGGAGATCTTGTGCAAACAAATCCTATTATTTCGCCTCATTTTAATACGCCATGCATCGGTTATTCCATCCGCATTGAGCAAAAAGGGAAAGATAGCGACGGTAAAACAACATGGACAACCATTTTTAGAGAAAGTAAAACCGGCACATTTAAGATAAAGGATGATACCGGAGCGATAACAGTAGATGGCGAAGGACTTGAATACTATGTGGAGCGGGTAGATAGGGACGGACAAAGTGGAGACAAGCGTTACTACGAGACTTATTTAAAACATGATGACTACATATTCTTAATAGGTAAAGCCACTAGCAACAATGGTGAAACGCTAATTGTAAAAGACGATTATCATAAAGTTTTTGGTGCCGCGCTTCCGCATGAAGTAGCTATCCGTAATAAATTTGCACCGCTCTATAAATCGTTTTTAGCTACTTTGTTCTTTATTACTTTAATTATTGTCTACATCATTATAACCTAAAATTTATGACTGCACAAAATATTGCTTTGATTATTGGTCTGCTTCTCATTTCAATAGCATTAAGCTACTTTATTGGCATTTATAATAAACTGGTGATGTTAAAAAACAACATCGAAAAGGCCTTCATGAATATAGATGTCATTTTAATGCAGCGTGCCGAGGAAGTTCCGGAATTGGTAAAGGTAGCTTCTAAATTTATGGAGCATGAAAACTCTATGTTGATGAGGCTAACCCAGTTGAGAACTGATTTTTTAAATGCGAAGTCTATTGATGAAAAAATAGAAAATTCTGCCGAGTTGTCTAAGCTTACAAAATCACTATTTGCTGTTTCCGAAAATTATCCTCAGCTTTCTTCAAATAACAATTTTGTAGAACTTCAAAAGAGGGTGTCGCAGATGGAAGACAAGATTGCAGACCGCAGAGAGTTTTTTAATGACAGCGTTAATTTGTACAACATTGGCATAGAAGAGTTCCCCAATGTGTTATTAGCAAAATTATTGGGATACCATCAACGGAATTTATTTATTGTTTTACCAGAAGAAAAGGCATACAATGGGATTCAATTTTAATCATTTTTTTGGTTACGAAAATATCATCAATAAAAACCCTGACCTGGTGCTGATTTATGGTTTTGCATTCATTATATTTGGAATGCTGGCACTAACTTTCATCGGTTTTATTTTTGGCAAACTTGGCTTCAAAATTATTAATGAGCACTTTATTGGGCCTTTAACCCTTTCTCTATTTTTGTGTTTACTGGTTGCAATTGTTCCTACAGTGGTATTGAAAATTGTTGCTAATGATGTAAGTGGGGTTAAACTGCTCTATTGCTGGCTTACTATTTTTTGCGGAATCACTTTTTTCTGTTTTTCTAATTACGCTATGCTGGGCAAATGGGGGCGTAGCTTTAGGGATTGATCTGTTGTTTACTTATATTTGCATCATGAAACGGATAATTATCATCTTTCTCTTTATCCTGGCAACTGCCGCCGCTATCAATACTCCAGCCAGTGCTCAATGTGCTATGTGTACCATCAACGCAGAACAAGGCGTAAAAAATGGAAATACACAAGCTAAAGGAATTAATAGTGGTGTACTTTACCTTATGGTGATGCCTTATTTGTTCATCGGCGGATTAGGACTGCTTTGGTATTTTAAGTTCCGTAAAAGACCATCCATAACAGGTACTACATTGTAAAAATGAGCAGTACATCCAAATTCTCCGCAATAGTACACTGTAAATGCCCACAGTGCCGAAGAGGGGATATTTTTACCGGAAGTTTATATGGTTTTGATTTGCAGCGGACCAACGAGTATTGCAGCCATTGCGGTATGCGCTTTGAAATAGAACCAGGTTAT
The nucleotide sequence above comes from Pedobacter sp. MC2016-14. Encoded proteins:
- a CDS encoding LemA family protein, with the protein product MTAQNIALIIGLLLISIALSYFIGIYNKLVMLKNNIEKAFMNIDVILMQRAEEVPELVKVASKFMEHENSMLMRLTQLRTDFLNAKSIDEKIENSAELSKLTKSLFAVSENYPQLSSNNNFVELQKRVSQMEDKIADRREFFNDSVNLYNIGIEEFPNVLLAKLLGYHQRNLFIVLPEEKAYNGIQF